DNA from Cyanobacteria bacterium FACHB-DQ100:
TTTGAACAATCTAAGCATTTCACAAGCCACAAGATTCTTTTTACGACTGTTTGATTGCCACGTTTTAGGTCGTCCACCCTGCCATAAAGGTGGTTCTCCAATCAAAATTTTGATGCGATTTGGCTTCTACTTAGCTGGGTTTATGAGTGCGATCGTCACTGTCATTCGTTCCCTTTGGAACAAGGGACAAATCTATACGCAACAAGATGAGGTAAGACCATGAAGATTCTCGTTGCAAGCCATTCGTACATTGTTGATTTGAACTGCGAAAAATTCCGCACTCTAGCGAAGTTAGAACCGGGAATTGAAGTGACGATCGTTGTGCCGAAGCGATGGAAACCGGGCGGCGTGATGAAAGATACGATCGAGACGCGCTATCAAGAAGAAGGCTCATTTCGAGTCGTTCCTATTTCTAACTTCAGCCAAAACAATCAAGGATTACTAACCTTTGGAGCCGATCTAATCTCTTTACTTAAAGAGTTTCGTCCCGACATCATTCAAGTTGAGCAAGGCTCGAAATCACTGGCTTATGCTCAATTGATTACACTAAATCATCTACTTAGACTGAAGGCAAAAAATCTCTTTTTCACCTGGTGGAATTTGCCGTATGAGCTGAAGTTTCCGATTTCACTCCTCGAAGCATATAACTTGAAACACACGAACGGAATCATTGCTGGAAATCAGGCTGGAGCGGAAATTTTGCGCGATCGTGGTTATCAAGGCAAGCTTCAAATTATGCCGCAATTAGGTGTAGATGATTCTTTGTTTTGTCCGCAACCCCAACCGGAACTTGCGACACAACTAGGAATTAATTCAGGTGATTTTGTAATTGGATTTGCAGGACGATTCGTACCCGAAAAAGGAATTCTCACGCTGATCAAAGCATTGGATAATTTGCGCGATCGCACTTGGAAATTACTTCTACTAGGACGCGGCGAACTAAAAGCAGAAGTCCAGCAGCAGGCGAAAAGTTTGGGGTTTAGCAAGCGCTTAATTTGGATCGAAAGTGTGCCTCATGCTGAAGTTTACCGCTACATCAATTTGATGAATACTTTGGTCTTACCGTCCGAAACAACTTACCAATTTAAGACACTAACTTCGGTTGGATGGAAAGAACAATTTGGTCATGTGTTAATCGAAGCGATGGCGTGTCAGGTTCCGGTGATTGGATCAGATTCCGGTGAAATTCCGAACGTCATTGATCGAGCGGGATTGGTATTTCCAGAAGGAAACGTAGGAGAGTTAAGCGATCGACTCGCGCAATTGATGGATAACCGAAGTTTTGCGGAAGAATTAGGGCAGCGTGGGTATGAGCGTGTGATTGCGAAATATACAAATCGGGCGTTGGCGAAGGAATTACTGGAATTTTATCGATCGCTCTAAAATAATGAAAATCTTACAAATCATTCCATCCATCTCGCTAATCTATGGCGGCCCTAGTCAAATGATATTGGGGCTATCAAGCGCGTTAGCAGAAGCAGGAGTCGAAGTGACGATCGCTACCACCAACTCAAACGGCGATGTCGGACAAGCCCCGCTCGATGTTCCTCTCGGTACTCCAATTGCTCAAAACGGCTGTGAAATTCGCTACTTTCGCTGCTCCCCGTTTCGCCGCTACAAATTCTCGATCGACCTTCTTCATTGGCTTGCAAACAACGCTCAAAACTACGATTTAGCCCATATTCACGCGCTCTTTTCTCCGGTCAGTTCTTGTTCTGCGGCAATTGCTCGATCGCGCCAACTCCCTTACATTCTTCGCCCACTTGGAACACTCGATCCTGCTGACCTTCGAAAGAAACGATACCTCAAACGCCTCTACGCTGCGGCACTTGAACGTCCAAATCTCGCGGGAGCCGCTGCCGTTCATTTCACCAGCGACCAAGAAGCCAAAACCTCAGAGCGATTTAATACAGTGACTCGTGATTTAGTGATTCCGCTCGGTGTCAGCTTGCCGCCTTCTGAATCGAGTTCAATTCATGAGAAGTATAGAATTCCTGACGATCGACCGATTCTGCTTTTCATGTCACGCATCGATCCAAAAAAAGGCTTAGATCTGCTGATCCCCGCCCTTGAGCAACTGGATCAAAACTTTCATTTCGTTCTTGCGGGTGGAAATCCTCAAGATCCAAGCTACGAAGCAGCCATTCGCGATCGCATCCAAACTTCCCGACTTAAAGACAAAACCTCGATCGTCGGCTTCGTCACCGGAGCCGAAAAAACCGCTTTACTCAAAGCTGCTGATCTATTTGTCTTGCCTTCATACTACGAAAACTTTGGAATCGCAGTTGCAGAAGCGATGAGCGTCGGAACTCCGGTTGTCATCTCCGATCAAGTCCACATCTGGCAAGAAATCGAGCGATCGCAATCCGGCTGGATTTGTACTTGCGATGTCGAGAGCCTAACTCAAACGCTAAAAGCAGCCCTGCACGATCGCGCCGAACAACTGCGACGCGGCAAGAACGCTCAGAATCATGCTCAAACTTATTACAGTTGGAACGCGATCGCTCAACAGACGATCGCTGCCTACCGCGAAATTCTCAGAAAATCGGCAAACCCGTAAAGGCTGATCAACAGCAACAGCGTTGCCATAACCTGAGTTGGGCGCGGACGAATCGCTGGAATCAACGCTTCACGCACCAAAATCGACGCACAAGCTCCGACTGTCAGCACCAAGCCCAGCAGTAAGTACGCCGATGCCGACTGCGCCGACTCCGACTGTATCATCCAGACACTAAACAGCGCCATCGACAGCGCTAACATGAGCGTCTCAATCAACTGGGGAGGATTCTCCTGGCTCATAAACTCGATCGTGTGCCAAAAACTCCGCCACTGCCGCATAACCCTTCCCCGCGCCAAGAAACTTGTCATCCTTCTACCTTTATCAGGTTTGCAAAGTTTTTTTCAAGTCTGCGATCGCGCTTTCGAGTTCCACTTGCGGGAACGATCGATAAAATCGACTCACGCTGAAGAAAGGCTCCGGAGTCGCCAGCACTAAGACGCGATCGCCATACTCATATAATCGTTTAATTAATTCGGCGGGGGCAACAGGTGCACAAATCCAAATTTCTTGCGGTTGCTGTTCGCGCAGGGCTTTCGCCGCTACCGAAATCGTCATACCTGTCGCAATTCCATCGTCAACGAGAATGGCAATTTTACCGGATGCTGTCACATCCGGACGATCTCGAAATTGCTCCAGTTGTTCTTTCGCTTTAGTTTGGGCACGTTCTAGCGCCTCTTGCCAACCTGAAAGCCTGACATTGAGCGATCGCAAAACCTGCCCGTCGGCAGTCACGGCTCCGATCGCCAGTTCTGGATCTTGAGGACGAGTAATTTTCTTAGCCACTAGAATATCAAGCGGACAGTGAAGCGCTTCGGCGATCGCGGCTCCAATTCCGACTCCTCCACGCGGCAGCGCATAAACGATGTAAGAGGCATCGAGAGATTGGGCTTCCTTCAGAACTAATTGAGCGAGTTGGCGACCTGCATCAGCGCGATCGTCAAATAAGATGGCATCCGGAGACAATTGCGGCGAAAACATCGTTCCTCCTGCCAAATCTAAAAACTACTTTCAGCTTAGATCAAGCTTCTTGTTCCGGACAGAGACATCTTAAAAGCTTACGCCTCGCCTTTTAGATCTTTCATCCGAACTCGCACAGAATTCGCGTGAGAATGCAACCCTTCTGCGGTCGCCAGGCTGTCTACCGCACTCGCAACTTTCTGAAGTGCGATCGGTGAATATTGGATCAAGCTGGAGTGCTTCAAAAAGGTTTCTACACCCAGCGGTGACGCATATCGAGCCGATCCAGAAGTCGGCAGGGTATGATTCGGCCCAGCTAAATAATCACCAACCGCTTCAGGCGTTGAATCGCCTAAGAAAATCGCGCCTGCGTGTCGAATGTTTTGCAGCAATTCCCAAGGTTCAGCCACTTCGAGTTCTAAATGCTCTGGAGCAAACTCGTTTGACAATTCTGCGGCGGCGGCTAGAGAATCCACGACGATGACGATGCCGTAATGAGCGATCGCCTTTTCCGTCAAAATCCGACGCGGATGATCGATCAGCTGCTGTTCCACTTCATCCACAACCTTACGAGCCAAAATCGAATCAGTCGTAATCAGAATTGAGGCTGCCATCGCATCGTGTTCGGCTTGTGCCAGCATATCAGCGGCAACGTGAGTCGGGTTTGCCGTGTGATCGGCAATCACCAGCACTTCTGAAGGCCCTGCCAGCGAATCAATTCCGACCGTGCCGTAAACGAGCTTTTTCGCCAGCGTCACGTAAATGTTACCCGGCCCGGTAATCACATCAACCTTTGGAACAGTTTCTGTTCCATACGCTAATGCCCCGATCGCTTGCGCTCCCCCAACTCGATAAATTTCGGTCACACCCGCTTCCTGAGCCGCCACGAGAACGGCTGGACTAATTGCTTTATCTTTTCCGGGTGGTGTCACCATCACGACACGCGGCACCTGAGCGACGATCGCCGGAACCGCATTCATCAGCACCGTACTCGGATAGCAAGCCTTGCCACCCGGAACGTACAAGCCCGCACGATCGACCGGAGTATACCGTTTCCCCAGCACAATCTCATCTTCGCCAAAATGCACCCAGCTTTTTGGGACGCGCTGACGATGAAAGGCTTCGATTTGCTGACGAGCTAACCGGATCGCGTCGAGCAGTTCTCCTGAAACTTGGTGGTACGCAGCTTCAAGCTCACGCGCACTCACTTTGAGTTCTTCAGGCTTTAAGTCTTGTTGATCAAACTCTAGGGTGTACGCGAGTAAGGCGCGATCGCCTTGGCGTTTTACAGCTTGCAGTACCTCCCGGACTGTCGCTTCTTTATGTACAACTTGCTCGTCATGAGTACGATCGCAAATGCGTCGCAGTTCAGATCTTGCCTCAGCCCACTGAGTAATAATTCGCAGCATGGAGTTATGTCAGTCGTGAAAGAACCCGTCCGAGAGAAATGCAGGGTTTGAATGATTCTAACGATCTCGTGCCCAAAATGGGGAGCTTCTATGTCTTTTTATCTAGCTTAACCTGGATTTTAGAGATTCAGACACGATCGTTGGTCAACGATGCTATAGTATTTTATCTGACTATTTTTCTGTCCATTCTAGAAGCTCTCCAAGACTCACCGTGGCAAATATCAAATCTGCTAAGAAGCGCGTTCAGACCGCAGAACGCAACCGTCTGCGAAATAAATCCTATAAGTCAGCGATCAAAACGCTGATGAAGAAGTACTTTACGGCTGTGGATCAGCTTGCGGCAAATCCGTCAGATGAAGCAAAGCAAGCAGTTGACGAAGCAATGTCTGCGGCTTACAGCAAGATCGACAAGGCTGTAAAGCGGGGCGTTTTGCACCGCAATACTGGCGCTCGTCGCAAAGCTCGTCTCGGTCGCGCCCTGCAAAAGCAAACCGTAGCAGCTTCATAGTTTGCACTTTTACAAAGAATGCAGCTGATCGATACTCATGTGCATATCAATTTCGACGCATTCAAGCCGGATTTGGATGCGATCGCGTCGCGCTGGCGTGAAGCGGGTGTCGTTCGACTCGTTCATTCCTGCGTGGAGCCGTCAGAATTCGATCAAATTCGAGCCTTAGCCGATCGCTTTCCAGAATTATTCTTTGCAGTGGGACTTCACCCGCTGGATGTCGAGGAAAAGTGGTCAACGGATTCGACTTCAGAGATTCTGACCTTAGCGCAGTCCGATCAGCGAGTTGTGGCAATTGGCGAAATGGGCTTGGATTTTTTCAAGGCAGAGAATCGAGACCAGCAGATCGAAGCGTTTCGGGCGCAGCTTGCGATCGCGCAACAGCTCGATTTGCCTGTGATCATTCACTGTCGAGATGCGGCTGAAACGATGGCGCAGGTTGTGCAGCAGTTTTGGCAAGAACAAGGACAAGTCAAGGGTGTGATGCACTGCTGGGGCGGAACTCCAGAGGAAACGCAATGGTTTCTCGATCTGGGGTTCTACATCAGCTTTAGTGGAACGGTGACGTTTAAGAACGCCAAGCAAATTCACGCATCCGCTCAAATGGTTCCAAGCGATCGCATCTTAATCGAAACTGATTGTCCGTTTCTTGCTCCAGTTCCCAAGCGCGGCGAGCGACGAAATGAGCCTTCCTACGTTCAATACGTTGCTCGTCAGGTTGCCGCTTTACGCGATACGTCGATCGAGCAGCTTGCCGCGCAAACGACTCAGAACGCTTGTCAACTCTTTGGCTTAACGGTTCCTGAACTGGCAGTGATCTGAATCGAAAATAGATCACACAAATTCGCGAGATCGTCAAGACACAAAATGAAAAACTTGCGTCATAATGAGAAGAGTGCGAAAATTGCTAGGCAAAATTTTGATCGGCCTGTTGACTCCCCAACCTCTCAGTTCTGAGAAGTTGACGTTTCGAGCGCCCTGTGCTTTGCAAATTCCCAAAAGCTAAAGGCTTCGCGGCTCATCTTTTCGTTCCAATTTTCATTTGGAAACTTTGGAGGCTCAACTGGATACTACCCCGTTCCACCAATTAAATATCTCGTTGTTTTGGGATTCTTAAGAAACCCAAACTTTTTGCATTGTCATATTTTTGCAATTACCGTAAATCTCGGATTCGCGATCGATTCGCGACCCTTCAGAGGAGACGCATGACTGAGCAGCTTACCTACACCACCCCCGCTTTCGTATTGCCGGACTTGGTTGAGATTCAGCGGGCAAGCTTCCGCTGGTTCCTAGAAGAAGGCTTGATCGAAGAACTCGATAGTTTTTCGCCTATTACTGACTATACCGGGAAGTTAGAGCTTCATTTTATCGGGAAGAACTTCAAGCTGAAGCGTCCGAAGTACGATGTCGATGAAGCAAAACGTCGCGATAGCACTTACGCCGTTCAGATGTATGTCCCCACGCGCCTCATCAACAAAGAGACTGGGGAAATCAAAGAGCAGGAAGTGTTTATCGGTGACCTGCCGCTGATGACCGATCGAGGGACGTTCATTATCAACGGCGCAGAACGAGTGATTGTGAATCAGATCGTTCGTAGCCCTGGCGTGTACTACAAATCAGAAACTGATAAGAACGGTCGTCGGACTTACAACGCGAGTTTGATTCCGAACCGAGGTGCTTGGCTGAAATTTGAAACCGACAAGAATGACCTGGTTTGGGTACGGATTGATAAAACTCGGAAGCTGTCGGCTCAAGTGCTATTAAAAGCATTGGGTCTAAGCGATAACGAGATTTTTGATTCGTTGCGCCATCCGGAGTATTTCCAGAAAACGATCGAAAAAGAAGGTCAGTACGGCGAAGAAGAAGCGCTGATGGAGCTTTACCGGAAATTACGTCCGGGTGAACCTCCGACGGTTTCAGGTGGGGCACAGCTTTTAGAGTCTCGATTCTTTGATCCAAAACGCTACGACTTGGGCAAAGTCGGACGCTACAAGCTGAACAAGAAGCTTCGCCTCAACGTCCCGGAAACGACTCGCGTTCTGACTCCGCAGGATATTTTGAGCGCGATCGACTATCTGATTAACCTTGAGTTTGATATCGGCATGATCGACGATATTGATCACTTGGGTAATCGTCGCGTTCGTTCTGTGGGTGAACTGCTGCAAAACCAAGTCCGCGTTGGCTTGAACCGTTTAGAAAGAATCATTCGGGAACGGATGACGGTTTCTGATGCGGATTCACTGACTCCGGCATCGCTTGTTAACCCGAAACCGTTGGTGGCGGCGATCAAGGAATTCTTCGGTTCATCGCAGTTGTCGCAGTTCATGGATCAAACCAATCCATTGGCTGAGTTGACCCACAAGCGCCGGATCAGTGCCTTAGGCCCCGGTGGTTTAACTCGTGAACGGGCAGGGTTTGCGGTTCGTGACATTCATCCCTCGCACTACGGGCGGATTTGTCCGATCGAAACTCCTGAAGGCCCGAATGCTGGTTTGATTGGATCACTAGCGACTCACGCCCGCGTCAATCCATATGGATTTATCGCGACCCCTTACTATAAAGTCGAAAACGGTCGCGTTCGGAAAGACTTGCCTGCGATCTACATGACCGCAGACGAAGAAGACGATTTGCGGGTGGCAGCGGGTGACATCAACACCGATGACGACAACAACATCATCGGGGAATCGATCGCCGTTCGCTACCGTCAGGACTTTACGACCGCAACGCCTGAAGAAGTCGATTATGTCGCCGTTTCTCCGGTGCAGATTATTTCGGTTGCGACTTCGCTGATTCCGTTCCTCGAACACGATGACGCGAACCGAGCGCTGATGGGATCAAACATGCAGCGTCAAGCTGTGCCGCTCTTGCGTCCAGAGCGTCCTTTAGTTGGAACTGGACTCGAAGCACAAGCAGCGCGTGACTCTGGGATGGTAATCGTCAGCCGGACCGATGGCGAAGTGAGCTACGTGGATGCGAACTCGATCAAAGTGCGAGACGCACAAACCAACAAAGAGATCGAATACCAGGTTCAGAAATATCAGAGATCGAACCAAGATACCTGTTTGAACCAGCGTCCGATCGTCTTTGTCGGCGATAAGGTGGTCGCAGGTGAAATCCTTGCGGATGGTTCTGCAACAGAGCGCGGCGAACTGGCGCTCGGTCAGAATATTCTCGTGGCGTATATGCCGTGGGAAGGCTACAACTACGAGGACGCGATTCTAATCAGCGAACGTCTGGTATACGACGACGTTTACACCTCGATCCACATCGAGAAATACGAGATCGAAGCGCGTCAGACCAAGCTAGGGCCTGAAGAAATCACTCGCGAAATCCCGAACGTTGGGGAAGATTCCCTGCGCCAGTTGGATGAAAACGGCATTATCCGCATCGGTGCATATGTCGAAGCGGGCGATATTCTCGTCGGTAAAGTCACGCCGAAAGGCGAATCAGATCAGCCACCCGAAGAAAAACTCTTGAGAGCGATTTTCGGTGAAAAGGCGCGGGATGTGCGCGATAACTCGCTGCGTGTTCCGAACGGTGAGAAAGGTCGGATCGTTGACGTGCGGGTATTCACTCGCGAACAAGGCGACGAACTTCCTCCGGGTGCAAATATGGTTGTTCGGGTGTATGTCGCTCAGAAACGGAAGATCCAAGTCGGCGACAAGATGGCGGGACGACACGGAAACAAAGGAATTATCTCGCGGATTCTACCGATCGAAGATATGCCCTATCTCCCCGATGGCACTCCAGTTGACATCGTCTTGAACCCGCTGGGTGTACCGAGCCGGATGAACGTCGGTCAGGTGTACGAATGTCTCTTAGGCTGGGCGGCGGAATGCTTGGATGCTCGATTCAAAATCGTGCCATTCGATGAAATGCACGGCGACGAGAAATCGCGTGAATCGGTGCATGGCAAGCTGCAAGAAGCCCAAGAAACGCGGATTAAAGCGAGTGCCGA
Protein-coding regions in this window:
- a CDS encoding phosphoribosyltransferase; this translates as MFSPQLSPDAILFDDRADAGRQLAQLVLKEAQSLDASYIVYALPRGGVGIGAAIAEALHCPLDILVAKKITRPQDPELAIGAVTADGQVLRSLNVRLSGWQEALERAQTKAKEQLEQFRDRPDVTASGKIAILVDDGIATGMTISVAAKALREQQPQEIWICAPVAPAELIKRLYEYGDRVLVLATPEPFFSVSRFYRSFPQVELESAIADLKKTLQT
- a CDS encoding TatD family hydrolase, which translates into the protein MQLIDTHVHINFDAFKPDLDAIASRWREAGVVRLVHSCVEPSEFDQIRALADRFPELFFAVGLHPLDVEEKWSTDSTSEILTLAQSDQRVVAIGEMGLDFFKAENRDQQIEAFRAQLAIAQQLDLPVIIHCRDAAETMAQVVQQFWQEQGQVKGVMHCWGGTPEETQWFLDLGFYISFSGTVTFKNAKQIHASAQMVPSDRILIETDCPFLAPVPKRGERRNEPSYVQYVARQVAALRDTSIEQLAAQTTQNACQLFGLTVPELAVI
- a CDS encoding glycosyltransferase family 4 protein, with amino-acid sequence MKILVASHSYIVDLNCEKFRTLAKLEPGIEVTIVVPKRWKPGGVMKDTIETRYQEEGSFRVVPISNFSQNNQGLLTFGADLISLLKEFRPDIIQVEQGSKSLAYAQLITLNHLLRLKAKNLFFTWWNLPYELKFPISLLEAYNLKHTNGIIAGNQAGAEILRDRGYQGKLQIMPQLGVDDSLFCPQPQPELATQLGINSGDFVIGFAGRFVPEKGILTLIKALDNLRDRTWKLLLLGRGELKAEVQQQAKSLGFSKRLIWIESVPHAEVYRYINLMNTLVLPSETTYQFKTLTSVGWKEQFGHVLIEAMACQVPVIGSDSGEIPNVIDRAGLVFPEGNVGELSDRLAQLMDNRSFAEELGQRGYERVIAKYTNRALAKELLEFYRSL
- the hisD gene encoding histidinol dehydrogenase translates to MLRIITQWAEARSELRRICDRTHDEQVVHKEATVREVLQAVKRQGDRALLAYTLEFDQQDLKPEELKVSARELEAAYHQVSGELLDAIRLARQQIEAFHRQRVPKSWVHFGEDEIVLGKRYTPVDRAGLYVPGGKACYPSTVLMNAVPAIVAQVPRVVMVTPPGKDKAISPAVLVAAQEAGVTEIYRVGGAQAIGALAYGTETVPKVDVITGPGNIYVTLAKKLVYGTVGIDSLAGPSEVLVIADHTANPTHVAADMLAQAEHDAMAASILITTDSILARKVVDEVEQQLIDHPRRILTEKAIAHYGIVIVVDSLAAAAELSNEFAPEHLELEVAEPWELLQNIRHAGAIFLGDSTPEAVGDYLAGPNHTLPTSGSARYASPLGVETFLKHSSLIQYSPIALQKVASAVDSLATAEGLHSHANSVRVRMKDLKGEA
- a CDS encoding 30S ribosomal protein S20, which encodes MANIKSAKKRVQTAERNRLRNKSYKSAIKTLMKKYFTAVDQLAANPSDEAKQAVDEAMSAAYSKIDKAVKRGVLHRNTGARRKARLGRALQKQTVAAS
- the rpoB gene encoding DNA-directed RNA polymerase subunit beta; translation: MTEQLTYTTPAFVLPDLVEIQRASFRWFLEEGLIEELDSFSPITDYTGKLELHFIGKNFKLKRPKYDVDEAKRRDSTYAVQMYVPTRLINKETGEIKEQEVFIGDLPLMTDRGTFIINGAERVIVNQIVRSPGVYYKSETDKNGRRTYNASLIPNRGAWLKFETDKNDLVWVRIDKTRKLSAQVLLKALGLSDNEIFDSLRHPEYFQKTIEKEGQYGEEEALMELYRKLRPGEPPTVSGGAQLLESRFFDPKRYDLGKVGRYKLNKKLRLNVPETTRVLTPQDILSAIDYLINLEFDIGMIDDIDHLGNRRVRSVGELLQNQVRVGLNRLERIIRERMTVSDADSLTPASLVNPKPLVAAIKEFFGSSQLSQFMDQTNPLAELTHKRRISALGPGGLTRERAGFAVRDIHPSHYGRICPIETPEGPNAGLIGSLATHARVNPYGFIATPYYKVENGRVRKDLPAIYMTADEEDDLRVAAGDINTDDDNNIIGESIAVRYRQDFTTATPEEVDYVAVSPVQIISVATSLIPFLEHDDANRALMGSNMQRQAVPLLRPERPLVGTGLEAQAARDSGMVIVSRTDGEVSYVDANSIKVRDAQTNKEIEYQVQKYQRSNQDTCLNQRPIVFVGDKVVAGEILADGSATERGELALGQNILVAYMPWEGYNYEDAILISERLVYDDVYTSIHIEKYEIEARQTKLGPEEITREIPNVGEDSLRQLDENGIIRIGAYVEAGDILVGKVTPKGESDQPPEEKLLRAIFGEKARDVRDNSLRVPNGEKGRIVDVRVFTREQGDELPPGANMVVRVYVAQKRKIQVGDKMAGRHGNKGIISRILPIEDMPYLPDGTPVDIVLNPLGVPSRMNVGQVYECLLGWAAECLDARFKIVPFDEMHGDEKSRESVHGKLQEAQETRIKASADGYWLYNPDDPGKIQVYDGRTGEAFDRPITIGKAYMLKLVHLVDDKIHARSTGPYSLVTQQPLGGKAQQGGQRFGEMEVWALEAFGAAYTLQELLTVKSDDMQGRNEALNAIVKGKAIPRPGTPESFKVLMRELQSLCLDVAVHKVETKDDGSSRDMEVDLMADVNSRRAPSRPTYESISRESLEDDED
- a CDS encoding glycosyltransferase, whose protein sequence is MKILQIIPSISLIYGGPSQMILGLSSALAEAGVEVTIATTNSNGDVGQAPLDVPLGTPIAQNGCEIRYFRCSPFRRYKFSIDLLHWLANNAQNYDLAHIHALFSPVSSCSAAIARSRQLPYILRPLGTLDPADLRKKRYLKRLYAAALERPNLAGAAAVHFTSDQEAKTSERFNTVTRDLVIPLGVSLPPSESSSIHEKYRIPDDRPILLFMSRIDPKKGLDLLIPALEQLDQNFHFVLAGGNPQDPSYEAAIRDRIQTSRLKDKTSIVGFVTGAEKTALLKAADLFVLPSYYENFGIAVAEAMSVGTPVVISDQVHIWQEIERSQSGWICTCDVESLTQTLKAALHDRAEQLRRGKNAQNHAQTYYSWNAIAQQTIAAYREILRKSANP